The proteins below come from a single Mauremys reevesii isolate NIE-2019 linkage group 6, ASM1616193v1, whole genome shotgun sequence genomic window:
- the LOC120407590 gene encoding uncharacterized protein LOC120407590: protein MLTRMDLQEKKGKKCSHCDHPSQATFMGPVCLCCPGNSEPFSNPGLCFSMPVSCSFEGVISAAQKSAWEVGNSAPIPPSAPRLSVEDVTLPPTFLPDRACLITKAFVKARAPSASQALPVKISRPVTLHRAFTTPSCTKAVPFTSAPRAPKEAKMDFREYKRLSAKGNSVQAMSLIPFISDSFEEGEVMSSEPEEGPYEPHSSSKSLIEVKGRSSTKVTQVSSDFTEEGEVVSSEPEETPGETDSSRRFLIEDLPYLCKYFMKQLRLKHYTSRSGSRKLPHLVEEKPDDTIPLHPSISALIKNIWQAPDAQFILPTHLAKLYKLPAGKSNLWASAPRVDSTIASLFTKSSRPDEGETVLMDPLEHKVDEALKSAYEFATIQLSVSIYSLYAARSLVEWLRKLLPHSKRPVSRSSRKVCTLCDLASRYLHDAAQDSLHLAAHNIATLTVARRALWLRPLTGGELSAKLKLVGLPYDGSHLFGETLDQALKDLSKSTVTPGDQEKPQASNSSHASNRPNRGVRYPLSSYRPGRYRYRYPVNQSVHFSGYRGRGRTNKYQPHQEF from the coding sequence ATGTTAACCAGAATGGACCTGCAAGAGAAGAAAGGCAAGAAGTGTTCCCATTGTGATCATCCTTCGCAAGCTACTTTTATGGGTCCAGTTTGTCTCTGTTGTCCAGGAAACTCTGAACCATTCAGCAATCCGGGACTCTGCTTCTCAATGCCGGTCAGCTGCTCTTTTGAAGGAGTTatttcagcagcacagaagtcTGCATGGGAGGTAGGAAATTCTGCTCCTATTCCTCCCTCTGCTCCAAGATTATCTGTGGAAGATGTGACCTTGCCTCCCACTTTTTTGCCAGACCGTGCCTGTCTTATCACTAAGGCATTTGTGAAGGCAAGGGCTCCTTCTGCTTCCCAAGCACTCCCTGTCAAGATTAGCAGACCAGTGACTTTACACAGAGCTTTCACAACTCCATCCTGCACAAAAGCAGTTCCTTTTACTTCAGCTCCTAGAGCTCCAAAGGAAGCGAAGATGGATTTCAGAGAGTATAAAAGATTATCAGCCAAAGGGAATTCAGTGCAAGCAATGTCCCTGATTCCTTTCATAAGTGACTCCTTTGAGGAAGGGGAAGTGATGTCCTCTGAGCCTGAGGAAGGGCCATATGAACCACATTCATCCAGCAAATCCCTGATAGAAGTAAAGGGGAGATCCTCTACCAAGGTTACCCAAGTCTCCTCTGACTTCACTGAGGAAGGGGAAGTGGTGTCCTCCGAGCCTGAAGAAACACCTGGTGAAACAGACTCATCTCGAAGATTCCTGATTGAGGATCTACCCTATCTGTGCAAATATTTTATGAAGCAACTCAGGCTAAAACATTATACCTCACGAAGTGGCTCAAGGAAATTGCCCCATCTTGTGGAGGAGAAGCCAGATGATACCATTCCCCTTCACCCATCCATCAGTGCCTTAATTAAAAACATCTGGCAGGCTCCAGATGCTCAGTTTATATTACCTACTCATCTGGCTAAGCTTTACAAACTTCCAGCTGGGAAAAGTAACCTGTGGGCCTCTGCACCAAGAGTTGATTCTACAATAGCATCTCTCTTCACCAAATCTTCACGTCCTGATGAGGGAGAAACTGTTCTCATGGACCCTTTAGAACATAAGGTAGATGAGGCTCTTAAGAGTGCCTATGAATTTGCTACCATCCAGCTTTCAGTCTCCATTTACTCCCTGTATGCAGCCAGGTCACTGGTGGAATGGCTAAGGAAATTATTGCCCCACTCTAAGAGGCCTGTTTCTAGGTCATCTCGCAAGGTGTGCACCCTTTGTGATCTGGCATCCCGCTATCTTCATGATGCAGCCCAGGATTCCCTCCACCTGGCTGCCCATAACATAGCAACTCTCACAGTGGCTAGGAGAGCCCTCTGGCTCCGTCCCTTAACAGGTGGGGAACTTTCAGCCAAACTCAAACTTGTTGGCCTTCCTTATGATGGGAGTCATCTCTTCGGGGAAACcttagaccaggccttaaaggaTCTTTCAAAGAGTACAGTTACGCCAGGAGATCAAGAAAAACCTCAGGCCTCTAACTCCTCCCATGCCTCCAACAGGCCTAACAGGGGTGTCAGGTATCCTCTCTCCTCATATAGACCTGGCAGGTATAGATACAGGTATCCGGTAAACCAGTCCGTCCACTTCTCTGGCTACAGGGGAAGAGGTAGGACCAACAAATACCAGCCTCACCAAGAATTCTGA